Proteins from a single region of Psychrobacter cryohalolentis K5:
- a CDS encoding TonB-dependent receptor, with the protein MSHHQPKPLVTAVRAQLFLAMMTTGLTMVVSQQVAAQETAIQPLTTLPSTTLAPIVVMAKTYEGYAAYAPTSGTKTQTEWLDVPQSVSVVTKTELEDRGAVRVMDAMKGVAGLNNTLGEGSRDEFVLRGFNGLNDVYSDGMRDDGKLQSYRSLANVERVEVVKGPAGALYGRGSAGGIINLVSKKAEGDDFDKVQAQVGSDGLAVARVDSSHKLSDTVNARINAEYRRSDSYVDHIDSNDVFIAPTVRWQPTDQQTLDFSLDFMRQHLVPYRGVPSKDGKPVDVPPNTFYGGTNDYQDSDTWHANVNHEFDINDGLKWTNRASYSNITLEQKGTRQSSADVVNDKVERTVNNFGYDPRTSKTLQSELAWNKGSHELLFGADYNDIDIDLTLATDKNVPPTSATNPSAGPTPNPGFPAFRKNSTQSIGVFAQDVYHIGDWSLVGNVRYDNMRLSQNANGKDSELNDDKFSYRTGVVYKFNDATSAYATVARSWQLPYSGTFINPKLGALYQTDLKEIGVKTYLNNDDIMLNASLYRIDKEDPKTNDNREVTDKDEFRHQGLELEARGKLSDNWDVSAGYSYLDAEDKKTGLTPNDVPKQTFSLWTAYQPADQWRIGGGVNYISDRYAGDAEAVELAGYTTVDLMTAYSMGKHNLQLNLNNALDKEYALGATNGTSGKNQIGLGAPRTWLLTYNYEF; encoded by the coding sequence ATGTCTCACCATCAACCTAAACCCTTAGTGACTGCGGTCCGTGCTCAATTATTCCTAGCCATGATGACGACTGGTCTAACCATGGTGGTGAGTCAACAGGTTGCTGCTCAAGAGACAGCTATACAGCCATTAACAACACTGCCATCAACGACGCTAGCGCCGATTGTGGTCATGGCTAAAACCTATGAAGGCTATGCTGCTTATGCTCCAACGTCAGGGACCAAGACGCAGACCGAGTGGTTAGATGTGCCGCAGTCAGTATCGGTAGTAACTAAAACGGAGCTAGAGGATAGAGGCGCGGTGCGCGTGATGGATGCTATGAAAGGCGTCGCCGGTTTGAATAACACGCTTGGCGAAGGTAGCCGAGACGAGTTTGTGCTGCGTGGATTCAATGGTTTAAACGATGTCTATAGCGATGGTATGCGTGATGATGGCAAATTGCAGTCCTATCGCAGCCTCGCCAATGTAGAGCGCGTAGAGGTGGTAAAAGGTCCAGCGGGCGCGCTGTATGGGCGTGGTAGTGCAGGTGGTATTATCAACCTCGTCAGTAAAAAAGCAGAAGGCGATGACTTCGATAAGGTGCAAGCGCAAGTGGGTAGCGATGGCTTAGCCGTGGCGCGCGTCGATAGCTCGCATAAATTATCAGATACCGTCAATGCCCGTATCAATGCCGAATATCGCCGCAGTGACTCCTATGTCGATCATATCGATTCAAATGATGTCTTTATCGCACCGACAGTTCGCTGGCAGCCGACTGACCAGCAAACGCTAGATTTCTCCCTCGATTTTATGCGCCAGCACCTTGTACCTTATCGCGGTGTTCCGTCCAAAGATGGTAAGCCTGTTGATGTACCTCCTAATACTTTTTATGGCGGCACCAATGATTACCAAGATTCAGACACTTGGCATGCCAATGTCAATCATGAGTTTGATATCAATGATGGTCTTAAATGGACCAATCGAGCTTCATACAGCAATATTACTTTAGAGCAAAAAGGCACCCGTCAATCATCTGCTGATGTGGTCAATGATAAGGTTGAACGTACTGTCAATAATTTTGGTTATGATCCACGCACCAGCAAAACCTTACAGTCTGAGCTTGCTTGGAATAAGGGCAGTCATGAGCTGCTATTTGGTGCCGATTATAATGACATTGACATTGACTTAACTCTTGCGACTGACAAAAATGTACCACCCACATCTGCAACCAACCCGAGCGCTGGTCCAACGCCTAACCCAGGTTTCCCCGCATTTCGTAAAAATAGCACCCAAAGCATCGGTGTCTTTGCCCAAGATGTCTATCATATTGGCGACTGGTCACTTGTCGGCAACGTTCGCTATGACAATATGCGCCTGAGTCAAAACGCTAATGGTAAGGACAGTGAGCTTAACGACGACAAATTCAGCTACCGAACAGGCGTCGTCTATAAGTTTAATGACGCCACCTCCGCTTATGCCACCGTAGCGCGTTCATGGCAGCTGCCTTATTCAGGAACGTTTATCAATCCAAAATTGGGTGCACTTTATCAGACCGACCTAAAAGAGATTGGGGTGAAAACGTATTTAAATAATGACGATATTATGCTGAATGCTTCTCTCTATCGCATTGATAAAGAAGACCCAAAAACCAATGACAATCGCGAAGTGACGGATAAAGATGAGTTTCGTCATCAAGGTCTAGAGTTAGAAGCTCGAGGTAAGCTAAGTGATAATTGGGATGTGTCGGCAGGCTATAGTTATCTTGATGCTGAAGATAAAAAAACGGGTCTGACGCCAAACGACGTACCGAAACAAACGTTCTCGTTATGGACCGCTTATCAACCTGCTGATCAATGGCGAATTGGTGGCGGGGTGAATTATATCAGTGACCGCTACGCTGGAGACGCAGAGGCAGTCGAACTCGCTGGCTATACGACCGTAGATTTAATGACTGCCTACAGCATGGGCAAACATAATCTGCAATTGAATCTAAATAACGCTCTGGATAAAGAATATGCGCTTGGGGCTACCAATGGCACCTCGGGCAAAAACCAAATTGGTCTTGGTGCGCCTAGAACGTGGCTATTAACCTATAACTACGAATTTTAA
- a CDS encoding ABC transporter substrate-binding protein codes for MNQRPKLTLILPLLVIVLIVVGGIVFIINQKNNVTATPSLNADNGTLAAAVTESSDKNNVLLLTDEEIKARLPNLSDYPQDPKRIVVLEYSFLGDALALGLNPVGIADDNKPDSIIPEFNQQLSGYTSVGSRYQPSLEAIADLKPDLIIADDERHTVIADELNRIAPSIVLKSRGESYVENIQTAQLVGHIVHQDQKMSQVINTHLKKMADLKSQLATTPLANHSVQFAIISDKGMWLHGPSSYAGSLLNHLNIKSPIPEQTGEAYIATSLEQLLAANPDWLLIGRYNDHTIYDEWKSSPLFNQLTAVKNNQVIEVDPNYWALNRSMQSAEYMTAELLEIAKPKGKKSSSPSLKESN; via the coding sequence ATGAATCAACGTCCAAAGCTCACGCTTATTTTACCCTTGCTGGTCATCGTATTGATTGTGGTTGGCGGTATTGTTTTTATTATCAATCAAAAAAACAATGTTACGGCAACGCCATCATTGAATGCTGATAACGGCACGTTGGCAGCAGCAGTTACTGAGTCAAGTGACAAAAATAACGTTCTTCTACTAACTGATGAAGAAATTAAAGCGCGTTTGCCCAATTTGAGCGACTATCCGCAGGATCCAAAGCGTATCGTAGTTTTGGAATACTCATTTTTAGGGGATGCTTTAGCGCTAGGACTTAATCCGGTTGGTATTGCCGATGATAATAAACCTGACAGTATTATTCCTGAATTTAATCAGCAGCTATCTGGCTATACCTCGGTCGGTTCACGTTATCAGCCAAGCCTTGAAGCCATTGCTGATTTAAAACCCGACCTTATCATTGCCGATGACGAGCGTCATACGGTCATCGCCGATGAGCTTAATCGCATTGCACCGTCGATCGTGCTTAAAAGTCGCGGTGAAAGTTATGTAGAGAATATACAGACGGCGCAATTGGTCGGTCATATCGTACATCAAGATCAAAAAATGTCTCAAGTCATCAATACACATCTAAAAAAAATGGCAGATTTAAAGTCGCAATTGGCAACAACTCCACTTGCTAACCACAGCGTGCAGTTTGCTATTATCAGTGATAAAGGCATGTGGCTGCATGGTCCAAGCTCGTACGCCGGTAGTTTACTCAATCATCTAAATATCAAAAGTCCGATTCCTGAGCAAACAGGTGAGGCGTATATCGCAACCAGTTTGGAGCAATTATTAGCGGCTAATCCTGATTGGCTTTTAATTGGACGTTATAACGATCACACCATTTATGATGAATGGAAGTCCTCACCATTATTTAATCAGCTAACGGCAGTTAAAAACAATCAGGTCATCGAAGTCGATCCCAATTATTGGGCGCTCAATCGCAGTATGCAGTCTGCTGAATACATGACAGCTGAGCTGCTTGAGATTGCTAAGCCAAAAGGCAAAAAAAGTTCAAGTCCTTCTTTAAAAGAGTCAAATTAA
- a CDS encoding FecCD family ABC transporter permease codes for MVEPQLSCSSSISLKPHIAKRPIIRALLWCGLLVILLIGCWQGLTAYSKFALSLTDLFSLLTQQNSQASLTAQLLIEIRLPRVLVAIIVGANLAVAGLLMQVMTRNSLASPAVLGINAGAACVVALSSIGLGFTFLTSTFLQAMVGAVLSCALVAGLAGYFSGRPVHPVRLILSGVAINALLVGMTRAALITTDEQAYGVLYWLAGSIANTRWESIPMLAAISLLTLGYGWWLSPKLNVLVLGDDVASSLGVNLRALQWSCGALITILTAISVAVAGPVAFVGLIIPHVAKRLLKQVSNMAYEQILPLSMLLGSILMVWADVLSRAVAYPAETPVGLLTALIGTPVFIALACRRRLDS; via the coding sequence ATGGTTGAACCGCAACTGAGCTGCTCATCTTCTATATCCTTAAAACCCCATATTGCAAAGCGCCCGATAATACGGGCGTTATTATGGTGTGGGTTATTGGTCATTTTACTGATTGGCTGCTGGCAAGGGTTAACGGCATATTCAAAATTTGCCCTGTCGTTGACGGATTTATTTTCCTTATTGACGCAGCAAAATAGTCAAGCGTCGCTAACTGCACAATTATTAATAGAGATTCGCCTGCCGCGCGTGCTCGTGGCGATTATAGTCGGTGCCAATTTGGCGGTGGCGGGGTTACTAATGCAAGTGATGACCCGTAACTCACTGGCATCTCCTGCGGTATTGGGTATCAATGCAGGGGCAGCGTGCGTGGTTGCTTTATCTTCTATTGGTTTAGGATTTACCTTTTTAACCTCTACCTTTTTGCAAGCAATGGTTGGGGCAGTGCTCTCTTGTGCCCTCGTTGCAGGATTGGCGGGTTATTTTTCTGGGCGTCCGGTGCATCCTGTTCGTCTAATCTTATCGGGCGTTGCTATCAATGCGCTGCTGGTCGGCATGACACGAGCGGCGCTGATTACTACGGATGAGCAAGCTTATGGGGTACTGTATTGGCTAGCTGGCTCTATTGCCAATACGCGCTGGGAGTCCATTCCCATGCTAGCGGCTATATCGCTGCTGACCTTGGGTTATGGCTGGTGGCTATCACCTAAATTAAATGTCTTGGTGCTGGGCGATGATGTGGCAAGTAGCCTTGGGGTGAACCTGCGGGCATTACAGTGGTCATGTGGGGCATTGATTACGATATTGACGGCGATCAGTGTGGCGGTCGCCGGTCCTGTTGCCTTTGTCGGTTTGATTATCCCCCATGTTGCCAAGCGCCTGTTAAAGCAGGTATCGAATATGGCTTATGAGCAGATTTTGCCATTGTCTATGCTGCTTGGCAGTATATTGATGGTGTGGGCGGATGTCTTGTCACGGGCGGTTGCGTATCCAGCAGAGACACCAGTGGGCTTGCTAACGGCACTTATTGGGACACCTGTTTTTATTGCGCTGGCGTGTAGAAGACGACTCGATAGCTGA
- a CDS encoding FecCD family ABC transporter permease, whose protein sequence is MTIQTKASSSRSNSLFARKSASRAVVLIILMLFILSVSSIFFGASELTLAQIWQHLQQGFGGDKDFIVWQHRLPRTLLSILVGASLGLSGSLVQGVIRNPLASPDLMGISAGAGFCATLLLVMLPAAPTWWLSVAALLGGLLAFSSIMLLAQISQPTPARLALIGVAISAFLASGINFLLVIYPVEINTAMIWLTGSLWGRSWQHIPMLTIIFAVLMVISMYLAWRLDVLGLGEETAYHLGVSVKPLEFTTLFIAVVIASLAVSVAGTVSFIGLLAPHIARLLFGHQHRILLPASALIGAIILVTADVLARSLFAPIELPAGVLTSVIGAPYFIFLLSRYKGW, encoded by the coding sequence ATGACGATACAAACTAAAGCTTCTTCATCGCGCTCAAACTCACTATTTGCTCGTAAATCGGCAAGTAGGGCGGTGGTACTGATTATTCTGATGCTATTCATCCTTAGTGTGAGCAGCATCTTTTTTGGTGCCAGTGAATTAACGCTAGCGCAAATCTGGCAGCATTTACAGCAAGGATTTGGCGGCGACAAAGACTTTATTGTGTGGCAGCACCGATTGCCGCGCACGCTATTATCAATTTTAGTGGGGGCAAGCCTTGGTCTATCAGGATCATTAGTACAAGGGGTCATTCGTAACCCGTTAGCATCTCCTGACTTGATGGGTATCAGTGCTGGCGCAGGGTTTTGCGCGACTTTGTTGCTGGTTATGCTTCCTGCGGCACCAACGTGGTGGCTATCTGTCGCAGCTTTACTTGGCGGATTATTGGCGTTTAGTTCTATCATGCTGTTGGCACAGATATCACAGCCTACGCCAGCACGTTTGGCATTGATTGGCGTTGCCATTAGTGCTTTTTTAGCCAGTGGGATTAATTTTCTATTGGTGATTTATCCTGTAGAAATCAATACCGCAATGATTTGGTTAACTGGTAGCTTGTGGGGTCGCAGCTGGCAACATATTCCAATGTTAACGATAATATTTGCCGTATTAATGGTCATCAGTATGTATTTAGCATGGCGTTTAGATGTATTGGGACTTGGCGAGGAAACGGCATATCATCTTGGTGTGTCAGTCAAGCCATTAGAATTTACTACATTATTTATCGCAGTGGTGATTGCGAGTTTGGCGGTGTCGGTGGCAGGGACAGTCAGTTTTATTGGTTTACTCGCGCCGCATATCGCACGATTGCTCTTTGGGCATCAGCACCGCATCTTGTTGCCAGCGTCAGCGCTGATAGGCGCGATCATTTTAGTCACCGCAGATGTATTGGCACGCAGTCTATTTGCGCCAATTGAGCTACCAGCTGGCGTCTTAACCTCAGTGATCGGTGCGCCTTATTTTATCTTTTTGCTATCGCGCTATAAGGGGTGGTGA
- the fecE gene encoding Fe(3+) dicitrate ABC transporter ATP-binding protein FecE, translating to MLSVNELQLGYHGGQTVIKNLSLELPENKVIGLIGPNGCGKSTLLKGLCRLIQPQSGRILLRQQDMAQLNNRQIARQISVLPQVQTNPEGLTVRQLVEYGRTPYVSHWGKLSATDNQIVDSVINEMSIQSLAETSLEALSGGQQQRAWLAMVLAQDTDIIMLDEPTTYLDISYQIELMRLIRELKDNGKSIIVVLHDLNQAARYCDLLVVLKSGELQIMGTPCEVVTEGMLADIFDVQAKVITDPVAGSPMCVYL from the coding sequence ATGCTATCAGTGAATGAACTACAGCTTGGCTATCATGGCGGACAGACAGTTATCAAAAACTTGTCCCTTGAGTTGCCAGAAAATAAAGTCATTGGACTCATTGGTCCAAATGGTTGCGGAAAATCTACGCTATTAAAAGGCTTGTGCCGGCTGATTCAACCTCAATCGGGCAGAATCTTACTTAGACAACAAGATATGGCGCAATTGAATAATCGGCAGATTGCTCGTCAGATATCGGTATTGCCACAAGTACAGACCAATCCTGAAGGCTTGACTGTCAGACAGTTGGTTGAGTATGGCAGAACGCCCTATGTCTCACATTGGGGTAAGTTGAGCGCGACAGACAACCAGATAGTAGATAGCGTTATAAATGAGATGTCTATTCAATCTCTAGCTGAGACATCACTTGAAGCCTTATCTGGCGGTCAACAGCAGCGCGCTTGGCTCGCGATGGTTTTAGCGCAGGATACGGATATTATCATGCTGGATGAACCAACTACCTATCTAGATATCTCTTACCAAATAGAGCTGATGCGACTCATACGAGAATTAAAAGACAACGGCAAAAGCATTATAGTTGTGCTCCATGACCTCAACCAAGCAGCGAGATATTGTGATTTATTGGTGGTGCTAAAGTCGGGCGAACTGCAAATAATGGGCACCCCTTGTGAGGTGGTGACGGAGGGAATGCTTGCTGATATATTTGACGTGCAAGCCAAAGTGATTACAGACCCTGTAGCAGGTTCACCCATGTGTGTGTATTTATAG
- a CDS encoding NAD(P)/FAD-dependent oxidoreductase, translating to MIRLTEIKLPLNHAPEDLTTAITTKLKISAEQMASFVMFKRGYDARNKRNIQLIYTLDITLADSNLTNDLLVRFESDNHVKATPDTSYKYVGAAPKDLTERPVVIGFGPCGLLAALTLAQMGFKPIIIERGNEVRQRTKDTFGFWRQRKLNTESNVQFGEGGAGTFSDGKLYSQVKDPNHYGRKVMTEFVKAGAPEEILFVSKPHIGTYKLVTMVEKMRAEIIELGGEIRFATRVDDLHITDSKVTGVTLNSGETLKTNHVVLAVGHSARDTFQMIYDKGVYVEAKPFSIGFRIEHKQSTIDQARFGDNAGNEILGAADYKLVHHCKNGRSVYSFCMCPGGTVVAAASEEGRVVTNGMSQYSRNERNANSAIVVGIDPERDYPNHPLAGIELQRQLETLAFELGGKNYNAPAQTIGDFLKGKPNSELGDVNPSYTPGITLTDLSKALPDFAVDAIREAIPAFNKKIQGFSSDDGLLTGVETRTSSPISIKRNKEFQSINTKGLFPAGEGAGYAGGILSAGIDGIKVAEAVAKSMLKIE from the coding sequence ATGATACGTTTAACTGAAATTAAATTGCCATTAAATCATGCACCTGAAGATTTAACGACTGCTATAACGACAAAACTTAAAATTTCTGCTGAGCAAATGGCGTCATTTGTGATGTTTAAACGTGGTTATGATGCTCGTAATAAAAGAAATATCCAATTAATTTATACGCTAGACATCACACTGGCCGACTCGAATTTAACCAATGATTTATTGGTTCGATTTGAGTCAGACAACCATGTTAAAGCAACACCAGATACCAGTTATAAATATGTAGGTGCAGCGCCAAAAGATTTAACTGAGCGTCCTGTTGTTATTGGTTTTGGACCTTGCGGTTTATTAGCAGCACTAACCCTTGCCCAAATGGGTTTTAAACCTATTATCATTGAACGTGGTAATGAAGTCAGACAACGCACCAAAGACACCTTTGGCTTTTGGCGTCAGCGCAAATTAAACACAGAATCAAACGTACAATTCGGTGAAGGCGGCGCCGGTACCTTTTCCGATGGAAAATTATATAGCCAAGTGAAAGATCCCAATCATTATGGCCGTAAAGTCATGACTGAATTTGTAAAAGCTGGCGCACCAGAGGAGATTTTATTTGTCAGTAAACCGCACATAGGTACTTATAAATTAGTCACCATGGTAGAAAAAATGCGTGCCGAGATTATAGAACTTGGTGGCGAAATTCGTTTTGCTACTCGCGTAGACGACTTACATATAACTGACTCAAAAGTAACTGGCGTGACACTTAATAGTGGCGAAACCTTAAAAACTAACCATGTTGTTCTTGCTGTTGGTCATAGCGCCCGTGATACCTTCCAAATGATCTATGATAAAGGCGTGTATGTTGAAGCAAAACCTTTTTCAATTGGCTTTAGGATTGAACATAAACAGTCAACCATAGACCAAGCACGCTTTGGTGACAATGCTGGAAACGAAATACTTGGTGCTGCGGATTACAAACTGGTTCATCATTGTAAAAATGGTCGTTCTGTTTATAGCTTCTGCATGTGTCCAGGCGGAACCGTTGTTGCCGCAGCATCAGAAGAAGGCCGTGTTGTCACTAACGGCATGAGCCAATATTCAAGGAACGAGCGTAACGCCAACAGTGCTATTGTTGTCGGCATCGACCCAGAGCGAGATTACCCAAACCACCCTCTTGCTGGTATCGAATTACAAAGACAACTAGAAACCTTAGCGTTTGAATTAGGCGGCAAAAACTACAATGCACCAGCGCAAACCATTGGCGATTTCTTAAAAGGTAAACCAAATTCAGAGTTAGGTGATGTCAACCCGTCTTACACACCGGGCATTACCTTAACTGACTTAAGCAAAGCATTACCTGATTTTGCCGTGGATGCCATACGTGAAGCCATTCCAGCGTTTAATAAAAAAATCCAAGGATTTTCATCTGACGACGGTCTACTAACTGGCGTAGAAACCAGAACATCGTCACCAATAAGTATTAAACGCAATAAAGAATTTCAAAGTATTAATACCAAAGGTTTATTCCCAGCTGGCGAAGGCGCTGGTTACGCAGGTGGCATATTATCAGCAGGGATTGATGGCATTAAAGTGGCCGAAGCTGTGGCGAAATCGATGTTGAAGATAGAGTAA